In Nocardia sp. XZ_19_385, the sequence GAATCGCTGCGGGCAACCGCCCGTGCCAACCAGTTCACCGACGACCTGGTCGCCAAGCTCACCGACACCGCAGACGCCATCACGACCGCGCTCGACACGGAGGAGTCGACTCCTGCGCTACCTGGAGAGACGCAACGCTCGGAAGACATCGACCTGAGCAAAGAGTCGAACCATCCTCCAGTGCACGCAGATACAGCATCCAGGACTCCCGCGCGTTCAGGGTCGCGCCGCTTCAGCGCCGTCAACGCCCGCAATGCCATCGGTGAGCTGGAGCATGAGGTAGCGGACCTCGCGCGCCGCGAGCCCAATGCCCGAATCGTGGTGACATGGGAGGTGATCGAGTGAGTAATACGGCCACGCACAGCACGACTACGCTTCCCCGGCTGAAGACTGCGGATGTCGCCCAATATCTTTCGGCCGGGCACGGCCTCACCGACGCGCTCGCCGGCCGCGGCGAGCGGACTGTCGTGCTGTTGCGGGCCGAACCTGACTGGGAGGGTCCAGCCGAGCTCACAATCGGAGACCGTCGCGCCCGTGTTGCGCCCGCGCCCTCCGCCTTGGCGGTCCACGAACTAGTTCTGCGCCACCTCGAGACAGGCAATGCTCCACAGGTGCTTGTGATACTCACCGATCGCGAGCACGAAGACCTCGATCCGGCCATCCTGGCCCGCACCCACCGGAAACGAATCAACCTGGTAGATCGCTGGGACATCGTCCGGAATGCCTTCGGGTCCACCGGAATCGACGAATGGATCAGACGCGAAGCGTGGGCGGCCGAGGCACTCCTGGACGCCGCCGGACCCGACGGCTGGCCCCGAGTGCCTGGCGTGCTCTCCAAGGGAGAGGCGTTGTCCGCCTTGGCTTCCCGGCGGCTGCGCCTACCGTCCTCGAACGCCGACCGCATCGATCCGGCCACGTTGCTGCACTGGTCGCATACCCCGGGCAGTCCTGAATTGCTGCTGGATCTCCGCGATGCGGAACGTGACGGACTGACGACGTTTCTCACCGATGGCGAGCAGGCCGGTGCGGCCGGATCCGTGCTGATCGATCTGGTCCGCGCCGGTCATGGTGGCGATGCGCTGGCCTTCGGACTGGTGGCAGCGGCTTTGTGGCTACATCCGGATCCCGATAGTGCCACCTATCAGGCGCGCGGGCGCGCAGAACGCCGTTTGGGTGACCACCCCGCGGTCAGCGCGGACGAACTCGACCGCCGCATAACGATTTTCGGCCGTGCCTGCCTCGAGTATTTCGATGTTCAGCTGGCCCGCGCCTACGACCCCCGCGCCCGCAGAGCGAACTCCCACCTGTCCGGGCCCGACGGCGACACCCCCTGGTCCCAGTCCGCCCGTGCAGCCCGTCAGATCGTCGACCCGATCCTGCGGCGCGCGGGCGAGTTGGTGCGCGAGCTGGGTGCAGACGCCGCCGCTAAGAGCAGCCCCGTGCTGAGGGCCGGACTCGACGCCTGTTTCACCGCCGTCGGAAATGCCCTGGGTCGCAACGATTCCGCGGCAGTCGCCCACGCAACCAAAAAGCTATTCGAACACCGTCTCGCCGATGATCCAGAACTCGAGGTGCGCATCAGCCGGGTCGAGATGGCACAGCGACTCGCCCGCTGGCTCGCCGACGATCCCGAGACCACTACGGACACGGTCGCCGACGCTCTCGATCGGCACATGCGCGAAACATGCTGGGTAGATAGGGCCCTGGACTATCTGGAAGCTGGTGGTGACACCGATCCGGCATTGAAGATTCCCTATCGCACGCTCGTGAACAACGTCCGTCAGCGCCGGCGTGACCTGGACCGCGAATTCGCGACCAGCCTCGCGGTATGGACGGCGGCGGGCACTGCCCCCGGCCGGATGCTCACCGTCGAATCCTTCCTCGCCCGAGTGGTCGCGCCCATCGCCGGGTATCGCCGCGTGCTACTGCTCGTCTTGGACGGAATGAGTGCCGCAATCGCCACGGAACTGGCCGACCAATTGCTCAACGGCTGGAACGAATACGACCCCTACCCGGACGGTGGTGAACCCCGGCGCCGGGCGATGGCAGCGGCACTGCCCAGCCTTACCGCAGTATCACGTACCTCCCTATTCGCCGGAAAACTGACGCGGGGGGATCAAAACGACGAGAAACGCGAATTCCCGCGGCACCGGTTCTGGGGTTCGAAGAAGACGGCCACCGTTTTTCACCTGGACGACCTGCGCGGCGAGAACGGGCAACCCTTCGGCGACGATCTCACCGCCGCCCTACTCAACCCCGACCAGCACATCGCGGTCGTACTGAACACCATCGACAACGCACTCGACAAAGATCTGAAACTCGGCGACCCGGACTGGGAACTGCGCGAGATCGGCGATCTACGCGCGCTGCTGCGGGCTGGCGCTGATCAGGGCATGGCGGTACTGATCACCAGCGACCACGGACATGTCATCGACCGGCACAGTGTGAGAGTTGAAGTGGACGAATGGCAATCGGCTCGACATCGCAATCCGGACAGGTCACACCCGCTGGCCGATACCGAAATCGCACTGTCCGGCCCGCGCGTCCTGTGGCCACAGGTAGGCGAATCCGACTCGGCTATCGTCGCATTGTGGGACAACGATTCCCGCTACACAACCCGTAGGGCGGGCTATCACGGCGGCGCTTCGCTCGCCGAGGTCACCATTCCGATCCTTGCGTTCCTGCCGTTCGGCGTAGAACCGCCCGTCGTCTCGCGGCACCCGGTCTGGCGGCAGCTCGGCGATCAGTCCCCGTACTGGTGGTCGTCGGATCGTCCTACATCCCAGGCCGTGCAGGTACCGCAGGAAACCACCGCTCGACGCCGCTCTATCGATCGCGTGTCGAAGGAGCGACTGCTGGGCCTCGAGCCGATGTTCGATCTTTCCGAAACCCCTTCGGCTACGCCGCTGTTCGCTTCGGATGTCGTCGACGGGGACCTGGTCAAGCGGCTGCTCGGGTCGGAGATATTCGATGGCCAGCGCGCCTTACTCGCCCGGCCTCCGCAGCCGGTGACAGTGGAGAAAGCCCTCCGAGCCCTGCTGCAGGGCCCGCTCCCCATCACCGCACTGGCGCAGCGCGTAGGTTACCCATCCGTCCGAGCCAGCGGCTTCGCCGCCATTCTCAGTCAGCTGCTCAACTTCGACGGCATCACCGTGCTGGAAACCTTGGGCGACGGCCGCACGCTGAAACTGGACGCTGCAAGGTTGCGCACCCAGTTCGGGTTATGACCATGAGGGTCGATTTCAGTGCGAGACTGGCCATGTGAGTAGCGTGCAGCCCCTGCCCGTGAGCGCGGTCCGGCGCCGCCTGGTGATCGACGCACTGCGTCGCGGAGCCGTACCCGAGGCAGGGCTCGACTTGCTTGCTACCGGACTCGATCGGTTCGAAGCGGCGATCGACGCAGAGCTCGACACGGTGGTTTCCGGCGGGTCGGTGTTCAAGGCGGTGCGCGGTGAGTACGGCTCCGGCAAGACTTTCTTTGCGCGATGGTTGGCCGAAGGCGCGAAACGTCGCAACTTCGCGGTCTCCGAGATCCAGATCTCCGAGACCGAAACTCCGCTGCACAAGCTGGAAACGGTGTATCGACGGCTCACAGAACGGCTCACCACCTCCAGCTTCCCACCCAGTGCCCTCCGCCAGGTGATCGACGCCTGGTTCTACACATTGGAGGAGGACGCGCTTGCCGACGGCGCCTCCGACACCGAACTGGCCGCAGCGGTGGAGCGGCTCATGACGGCGCGGCTTGCCGAAGTATCCAGGCACGCACCGTCTTTCGCAGCCGCCCTGCGCGGTTACCGCAAGGCCACGCTGAACGATGACGATTCGACCGCCGCGGCAGTGCTGGCGTGGTTGGGCGGACAGCCGAATGTCGCCGCGGCAGCGCGGCGGGCCGCCGGAGTGCGCGGCGACCTTGATCATTTCGGCGCCCTCGGCTTCCTGCAGGGCCTTCTGGTCGTGCTCCGCGACAGCGGGCATCGCGGGTTGCTGGTGGTACTCGACGAGGTCGAGACGCTGCAGCGGGTGCGGTCCGACGCCCGCGACAAGGCGCTCAACGCGCTGCGTCAGCTTATCGACGAGGTGTACTCAGGACGCTTCCCCGGGCTCTACCTCCTGATCACCGGGACGCCCGCCTTCTACGACGGTCAGCAGGGCGTGCAACGGCTCGCGCCATTAGCACAGCGGCTGGCCACCGATTTCACCACGGATCCCCGCTTCGACAACCCGCGCGCGGTGCAACTACGGCTGCCCGGTTTCACTCTCGAGTCCTTGGCCCAGCTCGGGATCACAATCCGCGACCTGTACGCGGACAACTCCGCCGACGGCGACCGGATCCGAGCCGTCGCCGATGACGCGTATATCGCCGACCTCGCCAAGGCGGTAGGCGGAGCGCTCGGAGGTAAAGTCGGTGTGGCGCCGCGATTGTTCCTGAAGAAGTTGGTCGACGATATTCTCGATCGCATCGACCAGTACCCCGATTTCGATCCACGAGAGCACTATCGGCTGACGGTAACGCCGACCGAGCTCACTGCTGTGGAGCAGAACCTCACCAGCGCCGATGAGATCGACCTGGAACTGTGATCGAGCAGAGCGAGGGAGCCGATCCTATCGACCGTCTCGACCCGGTAATCCTGCATCACATCGTCAATACACTAGGCTGGCCCGACCTTCGACCGCTGCAGAAGGCCGCCATCGAACCCCTGCTGGCGGGGAACGACGTCGTACTACTTGCCCCCACCGCCGGTGGCAAGACCGAAGCAGCCTGCTTCCCCCTTCTCAGCGCGATGGCGCAACGAGACTGGCACGGGGTTTCGGTGTTGTATCTGTGCCCACTCAAAGCATTGCTGAACAACCTAGTCACCCGGATCGACAGCTATACCCAATGGATCGGCCGCCGCGCCGAGATGTGGCACGGCGACATCGGCGAATCCCAGCGCAACAGCATCCGCCGCACACCACCCGACATTCTGCTCACCACTCCGGAATCGTTGGAGGCCATGCTGATCGGAGTCAAGACCGATCACGATGATCTGCTCGGCGGGGTCCGCGTGGTGGTCATCGACGAGGTGCACGCCTTTGCCGGCGACGATCGCGGTTGGCACCTGTTGGCGGTGTTGGAACGCTTGCAACGAATGACCGGACAACCGATCCAGCGCGTAGGACTCTCTGCGACGGTCGGCAATCCGAACGAATTGCTAACCTGGCTGCAGGGCTCCAGCGCGGGGATCCGTTCCGGTCGCGTCGTCACACCGGATCTCGACGCAGCGACAACCCCAGCCCGACAACCTGTTTCGCCGGTGCTGCCACCGGGCGAGGTCGAACTGGACTACGTCGGCTCACTCGACAACGCCGCCAAGGTGATCGCTACCCTGCACCGCGGCGAAAAACGGCTCGTATTCTGCGATTCCCGGCGCCAGGTAGAGGAACTCGGCGCCGCATTGCGCGCCCGCGGAACTACGGTGTTCCTCTCGCACGCCTCGTTATCCGCCGACGAACGCCGCCGCGCCGAACAAGCATTCGCGGAGGCCCGCGACACCGTCATCGTCGCCACCTCCACCCTCGAATTGGGCATCGACGTCGGTGATCTGGATCGTGTCATTCAGATCGACTCTCCCAGCACCGTCGCATCCTTCCTGCAGCGCATCGGCCGCACCGGCCGACGATCCGGTACCACGCGCAACTGTCTATTCCTCACGACCAGTGACGATTCCATACTGCAAGCCGCAGGGCTGCTGCTGCTGTGGGGACGAGGCTGGGTGGAACCGGTGGCGGCGCCGCCCGAACCGCGGCATCTGATCGCTCAGCAGATCCTCGCCGTGACCCTGCAACAGGGGACACTCGGCGACCGAATCTGGGCACAAGAATGGAACGGCTTACCTCCATTCGACCGCTCCGGCGAGCCGATCCTGCGGCACCTGCGCAACGCCGGCTTTCTCGAGGACGACCAGGGACTGCTGTTCATCGGGCCCGAGGCCGAAAAGCGTTTCGGGCGAAGGAATTTCCTCGAGCTCACCGCTGCATTCACCGCCCCGCCGCAGTTCACTGTTCTCGCCGGCCGACACGAGATCGGGCAAACCGACGCCTCGCTTCTCACGGAGGATCGGCCGGGCCCACGTGTCTTGCTACTCGCCGGGCGCAGCTGGCGCATCACTTATATCGACTGGAAACGCCGCTGCCTCTTCGTCGAACCAACTGACGGGGGCGGCATCGCCAAGTGGTCGTCTTCGGGTCTGCGGGGCCTGTCCTATGCGCTTACCCGCGCCATGCGTGAAGTCATTCTCGGCGCCGACCCACCGGTATTGCTGACTCGCCGTGCCGTTGCCGCCCTCGCCGGCCAACGCGACAAACGCGCCCGCACAACCACAACGGACGCAACGGTCATCGGTCGTGATGAAAAGACCGTCCGCTGGTGGACTTGGGCCGGCTATCGCGCCAACGCAACTCTCGCACACACCCTTTCGGCGGTCGCCGAACCCGACCAGCGACCAACAGATCTCGCAATCCGACTCCGTCCCGATCTGACGCCGGAGATGTGGCGTGCCGCCATCACGAACACCAACATGGTGCTTCCCAAAGTGGATCCTCGTGCCGTCAACGGACTGAAGTTCGCCGCCCTACTGCCGGAGCACCTCGCCGCGGCCACAGTCGCGGCCCGCCTAGCGGATCTGCCTAGTGCACAGGAGATAATCAGGGAGCGCACGCTCTTCCGCACCATGTCGTGAAATCGAGTCGATCACGGCGGGCTGCATCTGCAGCAGGTTGTTGAATTCCCTTCCACGCCAAACGGAGTCACGCATGTATTGCATCGGCCGTTCTGGTGCGCGCTCACGCTGTCCGCTGCTGTCAGTATCACCTGCGACACGACACATGCGGTCCTGCACGCCCAGACCCTGCCAACGATCGCCTTGCTCGCTGCCTTGCACGGCGTCACGGTATCGAGATCCTGCCCGAGCAAACAATGGGTCGTCGCCGCAGATTCGATCCCCGCTACCCAGCAAAGGCCCTATCCACTGGCGTAACTCCGCCAGTCGACCTGGTCTTCGTGCCCCCGCAGCGGCCAAGTTATTGCGACATCGACGACGGCCAACGCACCGTTGTCGACCTGGTCTGCAAGGACACGAAAGTTCTTGTGCTGCTTCCAATTCTGGTAATCGCCGACAACGACGAGGCGGCGGCGAGCGCGCGTCAGGGCGACATTGAGTAAATTCGGTGACTGCGCAGCCCAATCCCGTGAGCCGCGCTGTCCGGTCGTGGTACCCAGGACGAGAATGACAATGTCTGCCTCTTTGCCCTGGGTGGTATGGACGGTGCCAACTCGCTTCGGCTGGATCGGAAACCGTCTACCTATGGTCTTTTCGAGGCCTTGGACGACTTCCCGGAACGGGCTGACGACGAAGACCGCCTCAGCTACGCGCCTCTGGAGCTCCTCCGCTCGCGTCTTTCCGTTTTCAGCCCAGACCGGCGGGTCATCGAAGAGGTCGTCGAGTTCACGTTCCATAGCCGCTCGCACCCGCTGCCGTACCAGGTTCAGCGTCGCCAATACATAGCGGCCCTCAATTGGATTCCATTTCTCGCCGGTAGAGAGGGCCTTGACATCGAGCCAGGTGTTCCCGGCCAGCAGGTCGAATCCGTCGTCGCGGGATGGAACGCCGTACACCATCAGGTTGTCGTAGGCGATCTCATTGCTGACATCGAACATGAGCCGATCGCATCGCCGGTGGACGCGGAGCGGCGAACCAACCCAGGTCTGATCTTCACCGGCAGCATCGGGCAGCCATGTTCCGAAAACATTGAGTCGGTCGGCGACCGATTGCACCGAAATGCCTTGGGGTGCCCACCGCGGGTCGACCTCGAACTGTCGCGCCAAGCGTTTCTGGCCTGACCAGGGCAGAGCGACAACGGGTTCGAGCTGTCGGGGGTCGCCCACCACGACCGCGCGTTTCGACCGCCACAATGCACCCACAGCTTCATGAGGTGCGGCTTGTCCAGCTTCATCGATGAACAGCCACCCCAGAGCCTCGCTGCCGAGCCGGGAGAACATCCGCGCCGCGGACGCGAAGGTCGTCGAGACCACCGGCACGACGAAGAACAGTAGTTGCCAAGCTGCCAGAACCGTGTCCTCGG encodes:
- the pglZ gene encoding BREX-2 system phosphatase PglZ; the protein is MSNTATHSTTTLPRLKTADVAQYLSAGHGLTDALAGRGERTVVLLRAEPDWEGPAELTIGDRRARVAPAPSALAVHELVLRHLETGNAPQVLVILTDREHEDLDPAILARTHRKRINLVDRWDIVRNAFGSTGIDEWIRREAWAAEALLDAAGPDGWPRVPGVLSKGEALSALASRRLRLPSSNADRIDPATLLHWSHTPGSPELLLDLRDAERDGLTTFLTDGEQAGAAGSVLIDLVRAGHGGDALAFGLVAAALWLHPDPDSATYQARGRAERRLGDHPAVSADELDRRITIFGRACLEYFDVQLARAYDPRARRANSHLSGPDGDTPWSQSARAARQIVDPILRRAGELVRELGADAAAKSSPVLRAGLDACFTAVGNALGRNDSAAVAHATKKLFEHRLADDPELEVRISRVEMAQRLARWLADDPETTTDTVADALDRHMRETCWVDRALDYLEAGGDTDPALKIPYRTLVNNVRQRRRDLDREFATSLAVWTAAGTAPGRMLTVESFLARVVAPIAGYRRVLLLVLDGMSAAIATELADQLLNGWNEYDPYPDGGEPRRRAMAAALPSLTAVSRTSLFAGKLTRGDQNDEKREFPRHRFWGSKKTATVFHLDDLRGENGQPFGDDLTAALLNPDQHIAVVLNTIDNALDKDLKLGDPDWELREIGDLRALLRAGADQGMAVLITSDHGHVIDRHSVRVEVDEWQSARHRNPDRSHPLADTEIALSGPRVLWPQVGESDSAIVALWDNDSRYTTRRAGYHGGASLAEVTIPILAFLPFGVEPPVVSRHPVWRQLGDQSPYWWSSDRPTSQAVQVPQETTARRRSIDRVSKERLLGLEPMFDLSETPSATPLFASDVVDGDLVKRLLGSEIFDGQRALLARPPQPVTVEKALRALLQGPLPITALAQRVGYPSVRASGFAAILSQLLNFDGITVLETLGDGRTLKLDAARLRTQFGL
- the brxD gene encoding BREX system ATP-binding protein BrxD, producing the protein MQPLPVSAVRRRLVIDALRRGAVPEAGLDLLATGLDRFEAAIDAELDTVVSGGSVFKAVRGEYGSGKTFFARWLAEGAKRRNFAVSEIQISETETPLHKLETVYRRLTERLTTSSFPPSALRQVIDAWFYTLEEDALADGASDTELAAAVERLMTARLAEVSRHAPSFAAALRGYRKATLNDDDSTAAAVLAWLGGQPNVAAAARRAAGVRGDLDHFGALGFLQGLLVVLRDSGHRGLLVVLDEVETLQRVRSDARDKALNALRQLIDEVYSGRFPGLYLLITGTPAFYDGQQGVQRLAPLAQRLATDFTTDPRFDNPRAVQLRLPGFTLESLAQLGITIRDLYADNSADGDRIRAVADDAYIADLAKAVGGALGGKVGVAPRLFLKKLVDDILDRIDQYPDFDPREHYRLTVTPTELTAVEQNLTSADEIDLEL
- a CDS encoding DEAD/DEAH box helicase; protein product: MIEQSEGADPIDRLDPVILHHIVNTLGWPDLRPLQKAAIEPLLAGNDVVLLAPTAGGKTEAACFPLLSAMAQRDWHGVSVLYLCPLKALLNNLVTRIDSYTQWIGRRAEMWHGDIGESQRNSIRRTPPDILLTTPESLEAMLIGVKTDHDDLLGGVRVVVIDEVHAFAGDDRGWHLLAVLERLQRMTGQPIQRVGLSATVGNPNELLTWLQGSSAGIRSGRVVTPDLDAATTPARQPVSPVLPPGEVELDYVGSLDNAAKVIATLHRGEKRLVFCDSRRQVEELGAALRARGTTVFLSHASLSADERRRAEQAFAEARDTVIVATSTLELGIDVGDLDRVIQIDSPSTVASFLQRIGRTGRRSGTTRNCLFLTTSDDSILQAAGLLLLWGRGWVEPVAAPPEPRHLIAQQILAVTLQQGTLGDRIWAQEWNGLPPFDRSGEPILRHLRNAGFLEDDQGLLFIGPEAEKRFGRRNFLELTAAFTAPPQFTVLAGRHEIGQTDASLLTEDRPGPRVLLLAGRSWRITYIDWKRRCLFVEPTDGGGIAKWSSSGLRGLSYALTRAMREVILGADPPVLLTRRAVAALAGQRDKRARTTTTDATVIGRDEKTVRWWTWAGYRANATLAHTLSAVAEPDQRPTDLAIRLRPDLTPEMWRAAITNTNMVLPKVDPRAVNGLKFAALLPEHLAAATVAARLADLPSAQEIIRERTLFRTMS